The following proteins are co-located in the Zonotrichia albicollis isolate bZonAlb1 chromosome 1, bZonAlb1.hap1, whole genome shotgun sequence genome:
- the PSMG4 gene encoding proteasome assembly chaperone 4 — MEAAGGGGAAGSIALHDFSGQLGEQRVHFHAMRLRDSLFLWVGAAPALASLAVAMCSPRDSIPVAASLLGDPSDTASSCLAQRLASKTKKQIFVSYNLQNTDSNFTLLIENRIKEEMTAFPDKF; from the exons ATggaggcggcgggcggcggcggagcggcggGCAGCATCGCCCTGCACGACTTCAGCGGGCAGCTGGGCGAGCAGCGGGTGCACTTCCACGCCATGCGGCTGCGGGACTCGCTCTTCCTCTGGGTGGGCGCCGCGCCCGCCCTGGCCAGCCTGGCCGTCGCCATGTGCAGCCCCCGT GACAGCATCCCGGTGGCCGCCTCGCTCCTGGGGGACCCCTCGGACACcgcctcctcctgcctggcgCAGCGCTTGG CCAGCAAGACCAAAAAGCAGATATTTGTCAGCTACAATCTTCAAAATACAGACAGCAATTTCACCTTACTCATAGAAAACAGGATCAAAGAAGAAATGACAGCTTTTCCAGACAAGTTCTGA